A stretch of the Perca fluviatilis chromosome 17, GENO_Pfluv_1.0, whole genome shotgun sequence genome encodes the following:
- the LOC120546089 gene encoding zinc finger BED domain-containing protein 4-like has product MYQTCRKKVAAELKSVKHFAATSDLWSSRTMDPYLSLTLHYIDDEWKLRNRCLETAYFQVDHTSDSVWELTEENLVAVTTDNGTNVVKAAQLNGWTRQQCFGHRLHLAIENAMKDRVVQAMRVCKNIVGAFSYSWKKKKALGKAQQELNLPQHKLKTACVTRWGSMQMMTARVLEQKKAITQVLADDKKSRHLIPSWADLDVFETVNRALSPLMEFTDALSGEDYVTISFVKPVLHILNSRVLAEEEDDVELTKTIKTSILAYLKGKYSDPITEELLDTASFVDPRFKTTYISALHVATIQEKVKTEMVSAAAVCRESTTESTQPSTSLSEAKKPKRSLGSFFKGSEATATVPTVSLQQKLEAELSSYLVSPMLDSEKNPLEWWGKHHVHFPNLSEVAKKYLCIPDTSSPSERVFSSGGNIGPIPK; this is encoded by the exons ATGTACCAAACATGTCGTAAAAAAGTAGCTGCTGAACTTAAGTCTGTTAAGCACTTTGCAGCCACATCTGATCTGTGGTCAAGTAGGACGATGGacccatatttgagccttacattGCACTACATTGACGATGAATGGAAGCTGCGCAACAGGTGCCTTGAGACAGCATATTTTCAAGTCGATCACACGTCAGATTCTGTGTGGGAACTAACAGAAGAGAACCTCGTGGCCGTTACGACAGACAACGGCACTAATGTTGTCAAAGCTGCACAACTCAATGGATGGACACGGCAGCAGTGTTTTGGACACAGGCTGCACCTGGCAATCG aaAATGCAATGAAAGATCGTGTCGTGCAAGCAATGAGGGTGTGCAAAAACATAGTCGGTGCCTTTTCATATagctggaagaagaagaaggcatTAGGGAAGGCGCAGCAAGAGCTCAACTTGCCTCAACACAAGCTAAAAACAGCCTGTGTCACCAGATGGGGATCGATGCAAATGATGACTGCAAGGGTCCTTGAGCAAAAGAAAGCCATTACACAGGTCCTCGCTGATGATAAGAAATCAAGGCACCTTATTCCATCTTGGGCTGACCTGGATGTCTTTGAGACTGTCAACAGAGCTCTTTCCCCATTGATGGAGTTCACAGATGCTCTGTCAGGAGAAGACTATGTGACCATTTCATTCGTGAAGCCGGTCCTACACATCCTCAATTCACGAGTGCTGGCTGAGGAGGAAGATGACGTGGAGCTGACCAAAACAATCAAAACCAGCATCCTTGCATACCTTAAGGGGAAGTACTCAGACCCCATCACAGAAGAGCTACTGGACACCGCCAGTTTTGTTGATCCCAGATTTAAAACAACATACATTTCTGCGCTCCATGTCGCCACCATTCAGGagaaagtgaaaacagagatggtGTCAGCAGCTGCAGTCTGCAGGGAAAGTACCACTGAGAGTACACAGCCCTCTACGTCTTTATCAGAAGCAAAGAAGCCAAAGAGGTCATTAGGAAGTTTTTTCAAAGGAAGTGAGGCAACTGCAACTGTACCCACTGTGTCACTTCAGCAAAAACTAGAAGCAGAGCTGAGCAGCTACTTGGTGTCCCCCATGCTGGATAGTGAGAAAAATCCACTGGAATGGTGGGGAAAGCATCATGTACACTTCCCCAATCTAAGTGAGGTGGCAAAAAAGTATCTCTGCATACCAGACACTAGCTCCCCATCAGAACGAGTTTTCAGTTCTGGAGGAAAcattggcccaatcccaaagtga
- the il6st gene encoding interleukin-6 receptor subunit beta isoform X1 — protein sequence MVCARVLQLLALACLGSALPARVEADYYLMVVPQSPVLEMGTNFTATCVIINTSEVTADDLYWTLAGTTVPKEQYTKINGSALNVTVPITSEKTEWLMCKCKKKTTLFFIHNEGKLIHGIDLKKGYVPGKPENLSCEAVQQKQYISTTFSCEWQTVGSQTATVPTSYTLYTAVLPGSGQPYSVTTQKNRTQVKLGDTFPHYMTLEVWVEAHNKLGKIESEHLKEDSGWFVKTDPPSDVKVFSEKSFPTSLLINWTHLIPTIRLKLTYRIRYRQNGTQNWTPVPLGDTASDIKSFRLQDLQPYQVYEIQVSCKNAKEGHGYWSDWSTIVTKRTPEARPTSKPDLWRVIAEGDGKNERRVQFICKDPVLANGRIVSFDIKIQDPKDKVKNGSLEWKNIPRSSQGKITDLKQIDLADQKSVRVYINATNSVGKSDEASLFILAKARESELAPVEELKVFPHRGQLWLEWKPPNSTKLVSEYVVEWVGGAQIDWQKEKRNTTHTAIKGHLDKFVCYNVSVYPIYSGWIGKPARKEAYLEQGAPLEAPIVRLHKAGRNQATLNWTEISQGSRRGFITNYTIFYTSGTEVHNITVPANTASYTLTSLSGNTKYDTWVKASTIGGSKISFNHSFTTLRYAPGEMEFIVVGVSLGFLFIVVMTMLLCVYKKDVIKENFWPQIPDPGESTIGNWSPDYPLKADTPRENGLSGISVLDMDVCDGKCVFEEDKASLSLKKGKYLSEEHSSGIGGSSCMSSPRQSVSDSDEGGDMADTTASTVQYSSVVPAPPSGYKGQTPNSQPQQALFSRSESTQPLLDCEENPDVLQQEGSRQSQRSPPRPPRFTDGADPAGIAEQQELLEPLDFCPLGEDSEQATPVDGQAADWLPAAAPLSSYMPQLGGYRPQ from the exons ATGGTGTGTGCCAGAGTGCTCCAGCTGTTGGCGTTAGCTTGCCTTGGCTCTGCTCTACCTGCCAGAGTTG AAGCTGACTACTATTTGATGGTAGTCCCGCAGTCTCCAGTGCTAGAGATGGGGACCAACTTCACGGCTACATGTGTGATCATCAACACGTCGGAAGTTACAGCAGATGACCTTTACTGGACTCTTGCCGGGACAACTGTACCCAAAGAACAGTACACCAAGATCAACGGATCAGCTCTCAATGTCACTGTCCCCATCACCAGTGAAAAGACTGAATGGTTAATGTgcaaatgcaaaaagaaaaccaCACTCTTTTTCATCCACAACGAAGGCAAATTAATTCACGGGATCGACCTTAAAAAAggct ATGTTCCGGGGAAGCCTGAGAATCTGTCCTGTGAGGCAGTTCAGCAGAAACAGTACATCTCTACAACTTTCAGCTGTGAGTGGCAAACAGTAGGAAGTCAGACTGCTACAGTCCCTACATCATACACTCTGTATACTGCAGTCCTCCCAGGGAG TGGGCAGCCCTACAGTGtgacaacacaaaaaaacagaaccCAAGTGAAGTTAGGGGACACTTTCCCCCATTATATGACGCTGGAGGTCTGGGTGGAGGCACATAATAAACTGGGGAAAATAGAATCTGAGCATCTGAAAGAAGATTCCGGATGGTTTG TGAAAACAGACCCTCCTTCGGACGTCAAAGTCTTTTCAGAGAAGAGTTTTCCCACTTCCCTTCTGATAAACTGGACTCATCTTATTCCTACAATACGTCTGAAATTAACCTATCGAATAAGATACCGCCAGAATGGGACTCAAAATTGGACTCCT GTACCTCTCGGGGACACTGCATCGGACATAAAGTCCTTCAGACTCCAGGACCTTCAGCCATACCAAGTGTATGAAATCCAGGTGTCCTGCAAAAATGCCAAGGAGGGCCATGGTTACTGGAGCGACTGGAGTACCATCGTTACCAAGAGAACACCAGAGGCCC GACCAACAAGTAAACCAGATCTATGGAGAGTCATTGCTGAGGGTGACGGCAAAAATGAACGACGAGTGCAGTTTATTTGTAAG GATCCTGTGCTTGCCAACGGGAGGATAGTAAGCTTCGACATAAAGATTCAAGACCCAAAGGATAAAGTCAAGAACGGAAGTTTGGAGTGGAAGAATATACCCAGATCCAGCCAGGGGAAGATCACTGATCTCAAACAGATTGACCTGGCTGACCAGAAATCTGTCAGAGTGTACATCAACGCTACCAATTCTGTGGGGAAATCTGATGAGGCATCGTTATTCATCTTGGCAAAAGCACGTG AGTCAGAGCTCGCCCCGGTTGAAGAGCTGAAGGTGTTTCCCCACAGGGGCCAACTGTGGCTGGAATGGAAACCCCCCAACAGTACAAAGTTGGTGTCTGAGTATGTGGTGGAGTGGGTCGGAGGTGCTCAGATAGACTGGCAGAAGGAGAAGAGAAATACCACACACACTGCCATTAAAG GCCACCTTGACAAGTTTGTTTGCTACAACGTATCGGTGTATCCAATATACAGTGGATGGATTGGGAAGCCCGCAAGAAAAGAAGCCTATCTCGAGCAAGGAG CTCCGTTGGAAGCCCCCATTGTCAGATTGCACAAAGCAGGACGTAACCAGGCCACGCTGAACTGGACGGAGATTTCCCAAGGCAGTCGTCGAGGCTTCATCACAAACTACACCATCTTCTACACAAGTGGAACTGAAGTACACA ACATAACCGTGCCAGCTAACACCGCCTCGTACACTCTGACGTCATTGTCAGGCAACACCAAGTATGACACTTGGGTCAAGGCTTCAACCATCGGAGGCTCAAAGATCAGCTTTAATCACTCATTCACCACTCTGAGATATG CCCCAGGAGAGATGGAGTTCATTGTGGTCGGAGTGAGCCTGGGCTTTCTGTTTATTGTTGTCATGACCATGCTGCTCTGTGTCTACAAAAAAGATGT GATCAAGGAGAACTTTTGGCCTCAGATTCCAGACCCTGGAGAGAGCACCATCGGAAACTGGTCGCCTGATTATCCTTTGAAA GCTGACACACCGAGGGAGAACGGTCTGTCGGGCATCAGCGTGCTCGACATGGACGTGTGTGACGGGAAGTGTGTGTTCGAGGAGGACAAGGCCAGTCTGTCTCTGAAGAAGGGCAAGTATCTGTCGGAGGAGCACAGCAGTGGCATCGGCGGCTCCTCCTGCATGTCCTCGCCGCGCCAGAGCGTGTCCGACAGCGACGAGGGCGGAGACATGGCCGACACCACGGCCAGCACCGTCCAGTACTCCTCGGTGGTGCCGGCGCCCCCCAGCGGCTACAAGGGTCAGACCCCCAACTCCCAGCCCCAGCAGGCTCTTTTCTCCCGGTCCGAGTCCACGCAGCCCCTGCTGGACTGCGAGGAGAACCCGGACGTGTTGCAGCAGGAGGGCAGCAGACAGTCCCAGCGTTCCCCCCCCCGACCGCCCCGCTTCACAGATGGCGCCGACCCCGCTGGCATTGCGGAGCAGCAGGAGCTGCTGGAGCCTCTGGACTTCTGTCCACTGGGAGAGGACTCTGAGCAGGCGACGCCTGTGGACGGCCAGGCTGCTGACTGGCTGCCGGCGGCGGCGCCACTCTCCAGCTACATGCCTCAGCTGGGGGGCTACAGGCCACAGTAA
- the il6st gene encoding interleukin-6 receptor subunit beta isoform X2, with protein MVCARVLQLLALACLGSALPARVDVPGKPENLSCEAVQQKQYISTTFSCEWQTVGSQTATVPTSYTLYTAVLPGSGQPYSVTTQKNRTQVKLGDTFPHYMTLEVWVEAHNKLGKIESEHLKEDSGWFVKTDPPSDVKVFSEKSFPTSLLINWTHLIPTIRLKLTYRIRYRQNGTQNWTPVPLGDTASDIKSFRLQDLQPYQVYEIQVSCKNAKEGHGYWSDWSTIVTKRTPEARPTSKPDLWRVIAEGDGKNERRVQFICKDPVLANGRIVSFDIKIQDPKDKVKNGSLEWKNIPRSSQGKITDLKQIDLADQKSVRVYINATNSVGKSDEASLFILAKARESELAPVEELKVFPHRGQLWLEWKPPNSTKLVSEYVVEWVGGAQIDWQKEKRNTTHTAIKGHLDKFVCYNVSVYPIYSGWIGKPARKEAYLEQGAPLEAPIVRLHKAGRNQATLNWTEISQGSRRGFITNYTIFYTSGTEVHNITVPANTASYTLTSLSGNTKYDTWVKASTIGGSKISFNHSFTTLRYAPGEMEFIVVGVSLGFLFIVVMTMLLCVYKKDVIKENFWPQIPDPGESTIGNWSPDYPLKADTPRENGLSGISVLDMDVCDGKCVFEEDKASLSLKKGKYLSEEHSSGIGGSSCMSSPRQSVSDSDEGGDMADTTASTVQYSSVVPAPPSGYKGQTPNSQPQQALFSRSESTQPLLDCEENPDVLQQEGSRQSQRSPPRPPRFTDGADPAGIAEQQELLEPLDFCPLGEDSEQATPVDGQAADWLPAAAPLSSYMPQLGGYRPQ; from the exons ATGGTGTGTGCCAGAGTGCTCCAGCTGTTGGCGTTAGCTTGCCTTGGCTCTGCTCTACCTGCCAGAGTTG ATGTTCCGGGGAAGCCTGAGAATCTGTCCTGTGAGGCAGTTCAGCAGAAACAGTACATCTCTACAACTTTCAGCTGTGAGTGGCAAACAGTAGGAAGTCAGACTGCTACAGTCCCTACATCATACACTCTGTATACTGCAGTCCTCCCAGGGAG TGGGCAGCCCTACAGTGtgacaacacaaaaaaacagaaccCAAGTGAAGTTAGGGGACACTTTCCCCCATTATATGACGCTGGAGGTCTGGGTGGAGGCACATAATAAACTGGGGAAAATAGAATCTGAGCATCTGAAAGAAGATTCCGGATGGTTTG TGAAAACAGACCCTCCTTCGGACGTCAAAGTCTTTTCAGAGAAGAGTTTTCCCACTTCCCTTCTGATAAACTGGACTCATCTTATTCCTACAATACGTCTGAAATTAACCTATCGAATAAGATACCGCCAGAATGGGACTCAAAATTGGACTCCT GTACCTCTCGGGGACACTGCATCGGACATAAAGTCCTTCAGACTCCAGGACCTTCAGCCATACCAAGTGTATGAAATCCAGGTGTCCTGCAAAAATGCCAAGGAGGGCCATGGTTACTGGAGCGACTGGAGTACCATCGTTACCAAGAGAACACCAGAGGCCC GACCAACAAGTAAACCAGATCTATGGAGAGTCATTGCTGAGGGTGACGGCAAAAATGAACGACGAGTGCAGTTTATTTGTAAG GATCCTGTGCTTGCCAACGGGAGGATAGTAAGCTTCGACATAAAGATTCAAGACCCAAAGGATAAAGTCAAGAACGGAAGTTTGGAGTGGAAGAATATACCCAGATCCAGCCAGGGGAAGATCACTGATCTCAAACAGATTGACCTGGCTGACCAGAAATCTGTCAGAGTGTACATCAACGCTACCAATTCTGTGGGGAAATCTGATGAGGCATCGTTATTCATCTTGGCAAAAGCACGTG AGTCAGAGCTCGCCCCGGTTGAAGAGCTGAAGGTGTTTCCCCACAGGGGCCAACTGTGGCTGGAATGGAAACCCCCCAACAGTACAAAGTTGGTGTCTGAGTATGTGGTGGAGTGGGTCGGAGGTGCTCAGATAGACTGGCAGAAGGAGAAGAGAAATACCACACACACTGCCATTAAAG GCCACCTTGACAAGTTTGTTTGCTACAACGTATCGGTGTATCCAATATACAGTGGATGGATTGGGAAGCCCGCAAGAAAAGAAGCCTATCTCGAGCAAGGAG CTCCGTTGGAAGCCCCCATTGTCAGATTGCACAAAGCAGGACGTAACCAGGCCACGCTGAACTGGACGGAGATTTCCCAAGGCAGTCGTCGAGGCTTCATCACAAACTACACCATCTTCTACACAAGTGGAACTGAAGTACACA ACATAACCGTGCCAGCTAACACCGCCTCGTACACTCTGACGTCATTGTCAGGCAACACCAAGTATGACACTTGGGTCAAGGCTTCAACCATCGGAGGCTCAAAGATCAGCTTTAATCACTCATTCACCACTCTGAGATATG CCCCAGGAGAGATGGAGTTCATTGTGGTCGGAGTGAGCCTGGGCTTTCTGTTTATTGTTGTCATGACCATGCTGCTCTGTGTCTACAAAAAAGATGT GATCAAGGAGAACTTTTGGCCTCAGATTCCAGACCCTGGAGAGAGCACCATCGGAAACTGGTCGCCTGATTATCCTTTGAAA GCTGACACACCGAGGGAGAACGGTCTGTCGGGCATCAGCGTGCTCGACATGGACGTGTGTGACGGGAAGTGTGTGTTCGAGGAGGACAAGGCCAGTCTGTCTCTGAAGAAGGGCAAGTATCTGTCGGAGGAGCACAGCAGTGGCATCGGCGGCTCCTCCTGCATGTCCTCGCCGCGCCAGAGCGTGTCCGACAGCGACGAGGGCGGAGACATGGCCGACACCACGGCCAGCACCGTCCAGTACTCCTCGGTGGTGCCGGCGCCCCCCAGCGGCTACAAGGGTCAGACCCCCAACTCCCAGCCCCAGCAGGCTCTTTTCTCCCGGTCCGAGTCCACGCAGCCCCTGCTGGACTGCGAGGAGAACCCGGACGTGTTGCAGCAGGAGGGCAGCAGACAGTCCCAGCGTTCCCCCCCCCGACCGCCCCGCTTCACAGATGGCGCCGACCCCGCTGGCATTGCGGAGCAGCAGGAGCTGCTGGAGCCTCTGGACTTCTGTCCACTGGGAGAGGACTCTGAGCAGGCGACGCCTGTGGACGGCCAGGCTGCTGACTGGCTGCCGGCGGCGGCGCCACTCTCCAGCTACATGCCTCAGCTGGGGGGCTACAGGCCACAGTAA